The following are encoded together in the Panicum virgatum strain AP13 chromosome 6K, P.virgatum_v5, whole genome shotgun sequence genome:
- the LOC120711282 gene encoding receptor kinase-like protein Xa21: MSTLHLLVLMLLLHSVCTHASSSLQQQEVADGDRRTLLAVKLELSDPMGWLNSWNSTSSDVCRWTGVTCSSRHPGRVASLDMSLRQLSGMISPAIGNLTFLRELSLESNMLAGEVPRTIGRLRRLRFLSLFNNSFLGEIPREICNCSNLFHLNLGVNQLEGEIPAGFGLLSQLQILFIHYNNLVGSIPPSFGNLTLLQTLDVLENRLVGSIPVSLSHLDHLTGFEVGRNNLSGTIPPLLFNKSSLQYFGVGSNKLHGSLPADAGANLPSLKKLLLTNNRLSGTIPSSLGNATMIQVLGLSRNRFQGRVAPEIGKLCPFQVQMGINQLQAEDEQGWEFFTLFTNCTHLQLIDLPLNRLGGVLPTSITNFSTQLQWLSIAANGISGVIPSGLGNLVNLSNLDMTENNLHGVIPEDIAELTNLQVLLLGDNQLSGNIPSSFGNLTQLQLFSLSNNRLNGHIPRSLGNLKNLPNLDLSSNLLTGFIPPEIFGLPLLTDFLLLSDNYLSGAIPPQIGSLKHVQTLNLSKNNLSGEIPATIGDCAALVFLGLADNSFTGSIPKSLGNLRGLTTLNLTRNALSGSIPQELGNITGLQELCLAHNSLSGMIPEVLENIRKLVQLDLSFNNLVGEVPSHGVFANMTGFSMVGNDGLCGGVQGLELPPCQDMSHKKRHHALLRVFLPIVGTIICITLLLFVLFLLKWKITPENTNTDSLVGLTYKYPRVSYHELFEATDGFALANLVGAGKYGSVYKGSLSLPAVRNAAVAVKVFALEQSGTSRSFLAECEALARVKHRNLINIITCCSSVDTRGNDFKALVFEFMPNYSLDRWLHQRTDEQQQKLNLIQLLNIAIDVADAIDYLHNYCWPSVIHCDLKPNNILLDSDWTAYVADFGLSKLIGESMNISGSYTGSSIGIRGTVGYVAPEYGAGGQISTAGDSYSFGITLLEMFTGRAPTDDMFREGLSLHLFAEMALPDKLTEIVDTVLLEVQPCELAAKDDKLLAYLASVVRVGISCSKHIPSERMSMKDTAIELHRIRYAVMEPSM, from the exons ATGAGTACTCTGCATCTGCTCGTCCTCATGCTCCTGCTCCATTCTGTGTGCACCCATGCATCTTCCTCCTTGCAGCAGCAGGAAGTGGCTGATGGTGATCGGAGAACCCTGCTGGCAGTCAAGCTGGAGCTCTCCGACCCCATGGGCTGGCTGAACTCGTGGAACAGCACGAGCTCCGATGTCTGCCGGTGGACCGGCGTGACATGCAGCAGCCGGCACCCCGGCAGGGTGGCGTCGCTGGACATGTCATTGAGACAGCTCTCAGGCATGATCTCTCCGGCGATCGGCAACCTCACGTTCCTGCGGGAGCTCAGCCTTGAATCCAACATGCTGGCTGGCGAGGTGCCACGCACCATCGGCCGGCTACGCCGCCTGCGCTTCCTTTCTCTGTTCAACAACTCCTTCCTTGGTGAGATCCCTCGAGAAATATGCAACTGTTCCAACCTCTTCCACCTCAACCTGGGGGTTAACCAACTGGAAGGTGAAATTCCTGCTGGGTTTGGACTGCTGTCTCAGCTTCAGATCCTCTTCATCCACTACAACAATTTAGTAGGGAGCATCCCACCATCATTTGGTAATCTCACCTTGCTTCAGACTCTTGATGTCCTTGAGAACAGACTGGTAGGGAGCATACCTGTCAGCCTTTCCCATTTAGATCATCTCACAGGCTTTGAGGTGGGCAGGAATAATCTCTCCGGCACAATTCCACCGCTGCTCTTCAACAAATCATCGCTTCAATATTTCGGAGTTGGATCAAACAAGCTGCATGGAAGCTTGCCAGCTGATGCAGGCGCTAACCTGCCAAGCCTCAAAAAGCTCTTGTTGACTAACAACCGGCTGTCCGGAACAATTCCTAGTTCACTTGGTAACGCCACCATGATCCAAGTGCTAGGTCTTTCAAGGAACAGGTTCCAAGGGAGGGTGGCACCAGAGATTGGGAAACTCTGCCCGTTTCAAGTCCAGATGGGTATAAATCAGCTCCAAGCAGAAGATGAACAGGGCTGGGAGTTCTTCACTCTATTCACAAACTGCACCCATCTTCAACTGATAGATCTACCCCTGAACAGGCTAGGTGGAGTCCTTCCTACTTCAATCACAAATTTTTCAACCCAGCTCCAATGGCTCAGCATCGCTGCCAATGGCATCTCTGGGGTGATCCCTTCAGGCCTAGGGAATCTTGTCAACCTTAGCAACCTAGACATGACTGAGAACAACCTGCATGGTGTAATTCCTGAAGATATTGCAGAACTTACAAATCTGCAAGTATTATTGCTTGGAGATAATCAATTATCAGGGAATATACCTTCCTCCTTCGGCAACCTCACACAGCTGCAATTGTTTTCCTTGTCAAACAATAGACTTAACGGCCACATTCCTAGAAGCCTTGGTAACCTGAAAAACCTACCTAATCTGGATTTGTCCTCCAATCTGCTCACAGGTTTCATCCCTCCTGAGATCTTTGGCCTTCCGTTACTGACAGATTTCCTACTGCTATCTGATAATTACTTATCCGGAGCTATCCCCCCACAAATTGGAAGCCTCAAACATGTCCAAACTCTCAATCTGTCAAAAAACAACCTTTCCGGAGAAATACCAGCTACAATCGGTGACTGTGCAGCTCTGGTGTTCCTTGGTTTGGCTGACAACTCCTTCACAGGCAGCATACCCAAGTCGCTTGGTAATCTGAGAGGCCTCACCACACTGAACCTCACAAGGAATGCTTTGTCAGGCAGCATACCGCAGGAGTTGGGAAACATCACTGGTTTACAGGAATTGTGTCTGGCACATAATAGTTTATCTGGAATGATTCCAGAAGTTCTTGAGAACATAAGAAAATTAGTTCAACTAGACCTCTCCTTTAATAATCTTGTTGGTGAGGTTCCATCACATGGGGTGTTTGCTAACATGACTGGATTCTCAATGGTTGGAAATGATGGGCTTTGTGGTGGCGTTCAAGGTCTAGAATTGCCTCCATGTCAGGATATGTCACATAAGAAGCGGCATCATGCACTGCTTAGGGTTTTTCTTCCCATTGTTGGCACTATTATATGCATAACTCTTCTCTTGTTTGTGCTCTTTCTGTTAAAGTGGAAAATAACACCTGAAAATACGAACACAGATAGCCTTGTTGGATTGACCTACAAGTATCCCAGAGTTTCCTACCACGAATTGTTTGAAGCTACTGATGGATTTGCACTCGCAAATCTGGTAGGTGCAGGAAAATATGGTTCTGTATACAAAGGAAGTCTGTCTCTTCCGGCAGTCAGGAATGCTGCTGTAGCTGTGAAAGTGTTCGCTCTTGAGCAATCTGGTACTTCAAGAAGTTTCTTGGCAGAATGTGAGGCATTGGCACGGGTGAAACATCGAAATTTGATCAATATCATTACCTGCTGCTCTAGTGTTGACACTAGAGGCAATGACTTCAAGGCACTAGTATTTGAGTTCATGCCCAACTACAGCCTGGATAGATGGCTGCATCAGCGAACAgatgagcagcagcagaagTTAAATCTAATCCAACTCTTGAATATTGCAATTGATGTTGCAGATGCAATAGACTATCTTCACAACTATTGTTGGCCATCAGTTATCCATTGTGATTTGAAGCCTAACAACATCCTCCTAGACAGTGACTGGACTGCTTATGTCGCCGACTTTGGACTTTCAAAACTGATTGGTGAATCCATGAACATATCTGGCTCATATACTGGAAGCTCCATAGGGATAAGAGGAACTGTTGGATACGTTGCTCCAG AATATGGAGCAGGAGGGCAAATATCCACTGCCGGTGATTCTTACAGCTTTGGGATTACCCTTCTGGAGATGTTCACAGGGAGAGCACCAACTGACGATATGTTCAGAGAAGGGTTGAGCTTACACTTGTTTGCTGAGATGGCATTGCCTGACAAGTTGACAGAAATAGTGGATACAGTGCTATTAGAGGTGCAGCCATGTGAACTCGCTGCAAAGGATGACAAACTACTGGCTTACTTAGCTTCGGTTGTCAGAGTCGGCATCTCGTGCTCAAAGCATATCCCGTCAGAACGGATGAGCATGAAAGATACAGCCATTGAGCTGCATAGAATCAGATATGCGGTAATGGAGCCCTCTATGTAG